The Salmonella enterica subsp. houtenae serovar Houten genome has a segment encoding these proteins:
- a CDS encoding Putative inner membrane protein — translation MRLPVKIRRDWHYYAFSIGLIFILNGVVGLLGFEAKGWQTYGVGLVTWIISFWLAGFIIRRREDEVKDAR, via the coding sequence ATGCGTTTGCCTGTAAAAATTCGTCGTGACTGGCACTACTATGCCTTCTCTATTGGCCTTATCTTTATTTTGAATGGCGTCGTAGGATTGCTGGGTTTTGAGGCGAAAGGATGGCAAACCTATGGCGTTGGGCTGGTAACATGGATTATTAGCTTCTGGCTGGCGGGGTTCATCATTCGTCGGCGCGAAGATGAGGTAAAAGACGCCCGATAA
- the yaiY gene encoding Putative inner membrane protein, which yields MADFTLSKSLFSGKHRETSSTPGNIAYAIFVLFCFWAGAQLLNLLVHAPGIYEHLMQVQDTGRPRVEIGLGVGTIFGLVPFLTGCLIFTVIAAFLRWRHRHQ from the coding sequence ATGGCTGATTTCACTCTCTCAAAATCGCTGTTTAGCGGGAAGCATCGAGAAACCTCCTCTACGCCCGGAAATATTGCTTACGCCATATTTGTACTGTTTTGCTTCTGGGCCGGAGCGCAACTCTTAAACCTGCTGGTTCATGCGCCGGGCATCTATGAGCATCTGATGCAGGTACAGGATACAGGCCGACCACGGGTAGAGATTGGGCTGGGCGTCGGGACGATTTTTGGCCTGGTGCCCTTCCTCACGGGCTGCCTCATTTTTACCGTTATCGCCGCGTTTTTACGCTGGCGTCACCGTCACCAATAA
- the yaiW gene encoding lipoprotein — protein sequence MSAASRLYPLPFLAVAILAGCSSQSGQPVNKGEKPVDVASVVRQKMPASVKDREAWSKDIATTFKSQGLAPTVENICSVLAVAQQESGYQADPVVPGLSKIAWQEIDRRAERLHIPLFLVHTALKINSPNGKSYSERLDTVRTEKQLSAIFDDFINMVPMGQTLFGSYNPVHTGGPMQVSIAFAEQHAKGYPWKMAGTVRQEVFTRRGGLWFGTYHLLNYPANYSAPVFRFADFNAGWYASRNAAFQNAVSKASGVKLALDGDLIRYNSKEPGKTELAACKLAEQLGMSEREIRSQLEKGDSLAFEKTALYKKVYKLAEAKTGRTLAREMLPGIQLESPKITRKLTTAWFAKRVDERWARCMGR from the coding sequence ATGTCGGCGGCGTCCCGTCTTTATCCTCTGCCTTTTCTGGCGGTCGCAATATTGGCTGGCTGTAGTAGCCAATCCGGGCAGCCTGTGAACAAGGGCGAGAAGCCTGTCGACGTTGCAAGCGTAGTACGCCAGAAAATGCCAGCCAGTGTCAAAGACAGAGAGGCCTGGTCGAAAGATATCGCGACAACGTTTAAGAGTCAGGGGCTGGCGCCGACGGTAGAAAATATCTGTTCGGTGCTGGCTGTCGCTCAACAGGAGTCTGGTTATCAGGCGGATCCTGTCGTGCCGGGGCTAAGTAAAATAGCCTGGCAGGAGATTGATCGTCGTGCTGAACGACTGCACATTCCGCTGTTTCTGGTGCACACCGCGCTGAAAATTAACTCCCCCAACGGTAAGAGCTATAGCGAACGCCTGGACACGGTAAGAACCGAAAAACAGCTTAGCGCTATTTTTGACGATTTTATCAATATGGTTCCTATGGGGCAGACGCTATTTGGATCATATAACCCGGTGCATACGGGGGGCCCGATGCAGGTCAGCATCGCCTTTGCCGAACAGCATGCTAAAGGTTATCCGTGGAAGATGGCGGGTACGGTACGTCAGGAGGTCTTTACGCGCCGTGGCGGATTGTGGTTTGGAACCTACCATTTGCTGAATTACCCGGCGAACTACAGCGCGCCTGTTTTCCGCTTCGCCGATTTCAACGCCGGATGGTATGCCAGCCGTAACGCCGCGTTCCAGAATGCCGTCAGTAAAGCCAGCGGTGTAAAACTGGCGCTGGATGGCGATCTGATTCGTTATAACAGCAAGGAACCGGGCAAAACAGAGTTAGCGGCGTGCAAACTGGCAGAACAGTTGGGCATGAGTGAGCGTGAAATTCGCAGTCAACTGGAGAAAGGCGATAGCCTGGCGTTTGAAAAAACGGCGCTCTACAAGAAAGTCTATAAGCTGGCCGAGGCTAAAACGGGCAGGACGCTTGCGCGAGAAATGTTGCCCGGTATTCAACTGGAAAGCCCGAAGATCACGCGCAAGCTGACGACCGCCTGGTTTGCTAAGCGAGTTGATGAGCGGTGGGCGCGGTGTATGGGGCGATAA
- the sbmA gene encoding transport protein has translation MFKSFFPKPGPFFMSAFVWALIAVIFWQAGGGDWVARLVGASDKVPISAARFWSLDYLIFYAYYLICVGLFATFWFIYSPHRWQYWSILGTSLIIFVTWFLVEVGVAVNAWYAPFYDLIQTALSSPHKVTLGQFYYEVGVFLGIALIAVVIGVLNNFFVSHYVFRWRTAMNEHYMAHWQYLRHIEGAAQRVQEDTMRFASTLENMGVSFINAIMTLIAFLPVLVTLSAHVPDLPVVGHIPYGLVIAAIVWSLMGTGLLAVVGIKLPGLEFKNQRVEAAYRKELVYGEDDSSRATPPTVRELFSAVRHNYFRLYFHYMYFNIARILYLQVDNVFGLFLLFPSIVAGTITLGLMTQITNVFGQVRGSFQYLINSWTTLVELMSIYKRLRSFERQLDGQPVQEVTHSFS, from the coding sequence ATGTTTAAATCTTTTTTCCCAAAGCCAGGGCCGTTTTTCATGTCGGCGTTTGTTTGGGCGCTGATCGCCGTCATTTTCTGGCAGGCGGGAGGGGGAGATTGGGTGGCGCGACTTGTGGGGGCATCCGATAAAGTGCCTATCAGCGCAGCGCGATTCTGGTCGCTGGACTATCTGATTTTTTATGCTTATTACCTGATTTGCGTTGGTTTATTTGCAACGTTCTGGTTCATCTATAGCCCGCACCGTTGGCAGTACTGGTCGATACTTGGCACCTCGCTCATTATTTTTGTCACCTGGTTTTTGGTGGAGGTTGGCGTCGCGGTTAACGCCTGGTACGCGCCGTTCTATGATTTGATTCAAACGGCGCTCAGCTCGCCGCACAAGGTAACTCTTGGTCAATTCTATTATGAAGTGGGGGTGTTTCTCGGTATTGCGCTTATCGCCGTGGTGATCGGCGTGCTGAACAACTTCTTTGTCAGCCACTATGTATTTCGCTGGCGTACCGCAATGAATGAGCACTATATGGCGCACTGGCAGTACCTGCGCCATATCGAAGGGGCCGCCCAGCGTGTGCAGGAAGACACCATGCGTTTTGCCTCTACACTGGAGAATATGGGCGTGAGTTTTATCAATGCCATCATGACGCTCATCGCCTTTCTGCCGGTGTTAGTCACCCTGTCAGCGCATGTGCCGGATTTACCCGTCGTAGGACATATCCCTTACGGCCTGGTCATTGCCGCCATCGTCTGGTCATTAATGGGTACGGGCCTGTTGGCGGTCGTCGGGATCAAATTGCCGGGGCTGGAATTTAAAAATCAGCGAGTGGAAGCCGCTTATCGTAAGGAACTGGTCTACGGTGAAGATGACTCCAGTCGCGCCACGCCGCCAACCGTCCGTGAACTGTTTAGCGCGGTGCGCCATAACTACTTCCGTCTCTACTTTCACTATATGTATTTCAACATCGCGCGCATTCTCTATTTGCAGGTTGATAACGTTTTCGGTTTGTTCCTGCTGTTTCCTTCCATTGTTGCCGGTACGATTACGCTGGGTCTGATGACGCAAATCACCAACGTGTTTGGCCAGGTGCGCGGTTCGTTCCAGTATTTGATTAACTCCTGGACGACGCTGGTGGAACTGATGTCTATTTATAAACGTTTGCGTAGTTTTGAACGCCAGTTGGATGGTCAGCCAGTTCAGGAAGTGACCCACTCTTTTAGCTAA
- the ampH gene encoding penicillin-binding protein AmpH, whose product MKRSLLFTATLFAASLTSVQAAQPIADPVFASDIVDRYAEHIFYGSGATGMALVVIDGNQRVFRSFGETRPGNNVRPQLDSVIRIASLTKLMTSEVLVKLLDQGTVKLNDPLSKYAPPDAHVPTYQGTPITLVNLATHTSALPREQPGGAAHRPVFVWPTREQRWNWISTATLKVAPGSQAAYSNLAFDLLADALATASGKPYTQLFEEKITRPLGMKDTTFTPSPDQCKRLMVAEKGASPCNNTLAAIGSGGVYSTPGDMMRWMQQYLSSDFYHRSHQADRMQTLIYQRTQLKKIIGMDVPGKADALGLGWVYMAPKDGRPGIIQKTGGGGGFITYMAMIPQYNIGAFVVVTRSPLTRFTNMSDGINDLVIELSGNKPIAIPAS is encoded by the coding sequence TTGAAACGTAGTCTGCTTTTTACTGCCACGCTGTTTGCGGCATCACTTACTTCTGTCCAGGCGGCTCAGCCGATTGCCGATCCGGTTTTTGCCTCTGATATCGTTGATCGTTATGCCGAGCATATCTTTTATGGTAGCGGCGCCACGGGCATGGCGCTGGTGGTGATCGACGGCAACCAACGCGTGTTTCGTAGTTTCGGTGAAACCAGACCGGGCAATAATGTTCGTCCACAGCTTGATTCGGTCATTCGTATTGCTTCTCTCACCAAGCTAATGACCAGTGAAGTGTTGGTAAAATTGCTTGATCAGGGAACGGTAAAATTAAACGATCCTCTCAGCAAATATGCCCCTCCCGATGCGCATGTCCCGACGTATCAAGGCACGCCGATTACTCTGGTCAACTTAGCGACCCATACCAGCGCGCTTCCGCGAGAACAGCCCGGCGGCGCGGCGCATCGTCCGGTATTTGTCTGGCCAACCCGCGAACAACGCTGGAACTGGATCTCCACAGCAACTTTAAAAGTAGCGCCTGGCTCGCAAGCGGCCTATTCCAATCTGGCGTTCGACCTGTTAGCCGACGCGCTGGCGACCGCCTCCGGCAAACCTTATACGCAACTGTTCGAAGAAAAGATTACCCGCCCGCTGGGAATGAAAGACACCACGTTTACCCCTTCTCCCGATCAGTGTAAGCGTCTGATGGTGGCAGAGAAAGGCGCAAGTCCCTGTAATAATACACTGGCAGCCATTGGCAGCGGCGGAGTCTATTCTACGCCAGGAGATATGATGCGCTGGATGCAACAGTATCTGTCGTCAGATTTCTATCACCGTAGCCACCAGGCCGATCGTATGCAAACGTTGATTTATCAACGCACACAGCTAAAGAAAATAATTGGGATGGACGTACCGGGTAAAGCCGACGCGCTCGGTCTGGGCTGGGTCTATATGGCGCCAAAAGACGGACGTCCTGGCATTATCCAGAAAACGGGAGGCGGCGGCGGTTTTATTACCTATATGGCGATGATCCCACAATATAATATTGGCGCTTTTGTGGTCGTAACCCGTTCTCCTCTCACTCGTTTTACCAATATGAGCGACGGGATTAACGATTTGGTTATTGAGTTAAGCGGCAATAAACCGATTGCTATTCCTGCATCCTGA
- a CDS encoding protein yaiV, which produces MLSLSKPLQEFSKLDNCLSRHGTRFEFVNDKEIICSPDESNTHTFVILKGVVSLIRGDKVLIGIVQAPFIFGLADGVAKKEAQYKLIAESGCIGYRLSSSQTLAIIEQNQLWREAFCWLAWKSQVLELRDKQLIGTNSYDQIRATLITMIEWDEELRSRIGVMNYIHQRTRVSRSVVAEVLAALRKGNYIEMNKGKLISINRLPSEY; this is translated from the coding sequence ATGCTATCTTTAAGCAAACCACTACAGGAATTCAGCAAACTCGATAACTGCCTTTCCAGGCATGGTACGCGTTTCGAGTTCGTAAATGATAAAGAAATTATCTGTTCACCTGATGAAAGTAATACCCATACCTTTGTTATTTTAAAGGGTGTTGTTTCGTTGATCCGGGGTGATAAAGTTCTTATTGGTATTGTGCAGGCTCCCTTTATTTTCGGCTTAGCCGACGGTGTGGCGAAAAAAGAGGCACAATATAAATTAATTGCGGAAAGCGGCTGCATCGGTTATCGCCTCTCATCATCACAAACTCTCGCCATCATTGAACAGAATCAACTATGGCGTGAAGCCTTTTGCTGGTTAGCATGGAAAAGTCAGGTACTGGAACTTCGTGACAAGCAGCTCATTGGCACTAATTCTTACGACCAGATTCGGGCGACGTTAATAACAATGATTGAGTGGGATGAAGAACTTCGCTCACGTATTGGTGTTATGAATTATATTCATCAACGAACGCGCGTATCGCGATCGGTGGTGGCGGAAGTACTCGCGGCCCTGCGTAAGGGTAATTATATTGAAATGAACAAAGGCAAACTGATCAGTATTAACCGTTTGCCCTCCGAATATTAA